In the genome of Pelobacter seleniigenes DSM 18267, one region contains:
- a CDS encoding ABC transporter permease: MTVLRRIAALIGKEFMVILRDPKSRFVVIGPPIIQFFLFGYAATFDVTQVRYAVLDQDRTSLSRELIADFSGSDNFRLVRYLNGVQEIDPAIDAQEARMVIHIEEHFSDKLLRGEQPEVQIILDGRNSNVASVALGYAENIVSRFNQQHATGAVAANTKMIDLNQRAWFNSNLISRWYIVAPLGGMISMVVVMILTSLSVAREREFGTFDQLLVAPFTPGEILLAKSLPGIVFGIIDSGLLAAGGVWWFGVPFRGSVIALFLVLTLFMFSIVGVGLLVSSLSMTMQQALLGSFSFIMPSVILSGFTTPVENMPHWLQIGTLANPLRYVVTALRWIFLEGAGLKEIWPLLWPLLIIALLTLPPAAWLFRHRVD; this comes from the coding sequence ATGACCGTTCTCCGTCGCATCGCCGCTTTGATCGGCAAAGAATTCATGGTGATTCTGCGTGACCCCAAGAGCCGCTTTGTGGTAATCGGCCCGCCGATCATCCAGTTTTTCCTGTTCGGTTATGCCGCCACTTTCGATGTCACACAGGTCCGTTATGCGGTGCTGGATCAGGACCGCACTTCCCTGTCGCGGGAACTGATCGCCGATTTCTCGGGCTCGGACAATTTCCGCCTGGTCCGCTATCTGAACGGAGTGCAGGAGATCGACCCAGCCATCGATGCCCAGGAAGCGCGCATGGTGATTCATATCGAGGAGCATTTCAGCGATAAGCTGCTGCGCGGCGAACAGCCGGAGGTGCAGATCATTCTCGACGGGCGTAACTCCAATGTCGCTTCGGTGGCCCTCGGCTATGCGGAAAATATCGTCAGCCGCTTCAACCAGCAGCACGCTACCGGGGCGGTCGCTGCCAATACCAAGATGATCGATCTGAATCAGCGCGCCTGGTTCAATTCCAACCTGATCAGCCGCTGGTATATCGTCGCGCCGTTGGGGGGGATGATCAGCATGGTGGTGGTGATGATTCTGACCAGCCTCTCGGTTGCCCGGGAACGGGAGTTTGGCACCTTCGACCAGTTGCTGGTCGCGCCCTTTACCCCCGGCGAGATCCTGCTGGCCAAATCATTACCGGGGATCGTCTTCGGCATCATCGATTCAGGACTGCTCGCTGCCGGCGGGGTCTGGTGGTTCGGGGTGCCGTTCCGGGGGAGTGTGATTGCCCTGTTCCTGGTCCTGACCCTGTTCATGTTCTCCATTGTCGGGGTCGGCCTGCTGGTATCATCCCTTTCCATGACCATGCAGCAGGCCCTGCTCGGCTCCTTCTCCTTTATTATGCCGTCGGTGATCCTCTCCGGCTTTACCACCCCGGTGGAAAACATGCCCCACTGGCTGCAGATCGGCACTTTGGCCAACCCGCTGCGCTATGTGGTCACGGCTCTGCGTTGGATTTTCCTGGAAGGTGCCGGACTCAAAGAGATCTGGCCATTGCTTTGGCCGCTGCTGATCATCGCCCTGTTGACCCTGCCGCCGGCGGCCTGGCTGTTCCGCCATCGGGTCGATTGA
- the yiaK gene encoding 3-dehydro-L-gulonate 2-dehydrogenase, whose product MRLSFDEIQGEISRAFIAHGMSPDKAATCARIHTETTNDGVYSHGTNRVPRFAEYLDNGWVDPAAEPTLIKEFGPIRIYDGNMGPGILNALYAVEQGMALAQAHGLAMIGLKNTTHWMRGGTYALAAAQRGFVSVMWTNTESVMPPWGAKDSRLGNNPFVLAVPRAAGTFPILFDMALSQYSFGKLGVMQLAGETLPFPGGFDQEGQVSYDPATIIDSRRVMPIGFWKGSGFSFMLDILAAALTDGSGAAELDCKGMGSCGGASQVMILIDPRKLSSAETFEEHLLRSIGHLKSSPPLAGSNGAAVPGEGVLRFRAAHAEQGIFVDDKIWSEIKAL is encoded by the coding sequence ATGAGACTGTCTTTTGACGAGATTCAAGGGGAAATCAGCCGGGCTTTTATTGCCCACGGCATGTCCCCGGACAAGGCTGCAACCTGTGCCCGTATTCATACGGAAACCACCAACGACGGCGTTTATTCCCATGGGACCAATCGGGTTCCCCGCTTCGCGGAATATCTGGATAACGGCTGGGTCGATCCCGCTGCCGAGCCGACGCTGATCAAGGAGTTCGGCCCGATCCGCATTTACGATGGCAATATGGGGCCGGGCATTCTGAATGCCCTGTATGCCGTGGAGCAGGGGATGGCACTGGCGCAGGCGCATGGCCTCGCCATGATCGGCCTGAAAAACACCACTCACTGGATGCGCGGGGGAACCTATGCCCTGGCGGCTGCCCAGCGCGGGTTCGTCAGCGTGATGTGGACCAATACCGAGTCGGTCATGCCGCCCTGGGGAGCCAAAGACAGTCGCTTGGGGAATAACCCCTTTGTCCTGGCCGTGCCCCGGGCCGCCGGGACTTTCCCGATTCTGTTCGACATGGCGCTATCGCAATATTCCTTCGGCAAACTCGGGGTTATGCAATTGGCCGGGGAAACCCTGCCATTTCCGGGCGGGTTCGATCAGGAAGGGCAGGTCTCCTACGATCCGGCAACCATTATTGACTCGCGCCGGGTCATGCCCATCGGCTTCTGGAAGGGATCTGGGTTCTCTTTCATGCTGGATATCCTGGCGGCTGCGCTGACTGACGGCAGCGGTGCCGCCGAACTTGATTGCAAAGGGATGGGCAGTTGTGGCGGGGCTTCTCAGGTGATGATCCTGATCGATCCGCGCAAATTATCCTCTGCGGAGACTTTTGAGGAACATCTCCTGCGCAGCATCGGCCACCTGAAGAGTTCTCCGCCCCTGGCCGGATCGAACGGGGCGGCGGTTCCGGGAGAGGGGGTATTGCGGTTCCGGGCCGCTCATGCCGAACAGGGTATTTTTGTCGATGACAAGATCTGGAGTGAAATCAAGGCGCTCTAG
- a CDS encoding 2-hydroxyacid dehydrogenase: protein MKVLFAAPEQAWGGILNKFRAAHPDLHFTATGDYYIDSLAGYEVLIPTMCRVDAALLASADRLQLIQQMGTGLEGVDIAAARARGIMVANVPSGASGNADSVAELGIYLLLGLLRKAWEIPAVLQAGRLGRPMGGTLQGKNIGLVGLGDLGQALLRKLAGFDVRTIGIKSRPDPEFAARYGLDWVGGLADLPQLLAEADMVVLCLPDTPVTHGLFNRAAFAAMRPGSMLVNLGRGGVVEREALLEALQNGTLGGAGLDVFWQEPPDPNDPIFDYPVIATPHIGGITDTSLSGIFQGVSANLKRLQIGEPILYQRQP from the coding sequence ATGAAGGTTTTATTTGCCGCCCCGGAACAGGCCTGGGGCGGAATCCTCAATAAATTCAGAGCGGCTCATCCGGATCTGCACTTTACCGCAACTGGCGATTACTACATCGACAGCCTGGCCGGCTACGAGGTGCTGATTCCGACCATGTGCCGGGTCGATGCGGCGTTGCTGGCCAGCGCCGACCGCTTGCAACTGATCCAGCAGATGGGGACCGGGTTGGAGGGGGTGGACATTGCGGCGGCGCGGGCACGCGGCATCATGGTCGCCAACGTGCCGTCTGGCGCTTCAGGAAATGCCGATTCCGTTGCCGAACTGGGGATCTACCTGCTCCTCGGCCTGCTGCGCAAGGCCTGGGAAATCCCCGCGGTACTGCAGGCTGGCCGGCTCGGTCGACCCATGGGCGGCACCTTGCAGGGGAAAAACATCGGTCTGGTCGGTCTTGGCGATCTTGGCCAGGCCTTGCTGAGAAAACTGGCCGGCTTCGACGTCCGCACCATCGGGATCAAGTCACGGCCTGATCCCGAATTCGCCGCACGTTACGGTCTGGACTGGGTTGGCGGTCTGGCCGACCTGCCGCAATTGCTGGCCGAGGCGGATATGGTGGTGCTCTGTTTGCCGGATACCCCGGTCACCCACGGTCTGTTCAACCGGGCGGCTTTTGCCGCGATGCGTCCCGGCTCCATGCTGGTCAACCTCGGTCGCGGCGGGGTCGTCGAGCGCGAAGCATTGCTGGAAGCCCTGCAGAACGGGACCCTGGGCGGGGCTGGTCTGGATGTCTTCTGGCAGGAACCACCTGATCCGAACGATCCTATCTTCGACTATCCCGTTATCGCTACTCCGCACATCGGTGGTATCACCGACACCTCTCTCAGCGGTATTTTTCAAGGGGTTTCCGCCAACCTGAAACGCCTGCAAATCGGTGAACCCATCCTCTATCAGCGGCAGCCGTAA
- a CDS encoding dihydrodipicolinate synthase family protein, producing MDTSFIKGVIPPIVTPTDAQERVNEPVQRQIVEHIITGGIHGILAMGSNGEFYGLDPEQQERATRIIVDQAAGRVPVYFGIGNITTRECVAWAKKAAAMKVDAISVLHPMFIGPNDDEMYRHFKTVAEATDLPVLLYNNPDRMRCGISAGLLERLSEVPNIVGVKESSGDMTLTAEFIRRTRNKGKDFKVIAGRDILILSTLAYGGVGTVASSANIVPELVVSIYDKFMAGDLAGALEAQYQLAPMRMAYGLSSFPVVTKDYMRLLGFDMGEPILPNTRSTPEVMTALQQHLDSLGAKKLV from the coding sequence ATGGACACCAGTTTTATCAAGGGGGTGATCCCCCCGATCGTGACCCCGACCGACGCCCAGGAACGGGTCAACGAGCCGGTTCAACGTCAGATCGTCGAGCATATCATCACCGGCGGCATTCACGGCATCCTGGCCATGGGCAGCAACGGTGAGTTCTACGGGCTTGACCCCGAGCAGCAGGAACGCGCCACCCGCATCATCGTCGATCAGGCCGCAGGGCGGGTCCCGGTCTACTTCGGCATCGGCAACATTACCACCCGTGAATGTGTCGCCTGGGCCAAAAAAGCCGCAGCCATGAAGGTCGACGCCATCAGCGTGCTGCACCCCATGTTCATCGGTCCCAACGACGATGAAATGTACCGCCACTTCAAAACCGTGGCCGAAGCCACCGACCTGCCGGTGCTGCTCTACAACAACCCCGACCGGATGCGCTGCGGGATCTCCGCCGGGCTGCTCGAACGGCTCAGCGAGGTGCCCAACATCGTCGGCGTCAAAGAGAGCAGCGGCGACATGACCCTGACCGCTGAATTCATCCGCCGCACCCGCAACAAAGGCAAGGACTTCAAAGTCATCGCCGGGCGCGACATCCTGATTCTGAGCACCCTCGCCTACGGCGGGGTCGGGACCGTGGCCTCCTCGGCCAACATCGTCCCGGAACTGGTGGTCTCCATCTACGACAAATTCATGGCCGGGGATCTGGCCGGTGCCCTGGAAGCCCAGTACCAACTGGCCCCGATGCGGATGGCCTACGGCCTGTCCAGCTTCCCGGTGGTGACCAAGGACTACATGCGCCTGCTCGGCTTTGACATGGGCGAACCGATTCTGCCCAACACCCGCAGCACCCCGGAGGTGATGACCGCCCTGCAGCAGCACCTGGACAGCCTGGGCGCCAAGAAGCTGGTCTGA
- a CDS encoding aldo/keto reductase, translating to MSIEKTVILPDGTALPRLGQGTWYMGDDSAAEAEEISTLRQGIDLGMTLIDTAEMYGNGRSEVLVGKAIKGIRDRVFLVSKVLPHNAGGSHLISSCESSLKRLGIDCLDLYLLHWRGQVPYAETVRGMEELIRAGKIKRWGVSNLDDDDMRELLSEPGAESCAVNQVLYHLGSRGIEYDLLPWQRQNHMPVMAYCPLAQAGQLRRNLVTDATLRQVAAEHNADPFQILLAWCIRQDDILAIPKAASLHHVTQNAAAADIVLSREQLQRLDQAFPAPNRPVPLDIV from the coding sequence ATGAGTATTGAAAAGACCGTGATTTTGCCGGATGGAACGGCATTGCCGCGGCTGGGGCAGGGAACCTGGTACATGGGGGACGATAGCGCGGCCGAAGCGGAAGAAATCTCCACCTTGCGGCAGGGCATTGACCTGGGCATGACCTTGATCGATACTGCCGAGATGTATGGCAACGGGCGTTCCGAGGTTTTGGTCGGCAAGGCGATCAAAGGGATCAGGGACCGGGTTTTTCTGGTCTCCAAAGTGTTGCCGCACAATGCCGGCGGCAGTCACCTGATCAGCAGTTGCGAGTCGAGCCTCAAGCGGCTCGGGATTGATTGCCTGGACTTGTATCTGCTCCATTGGCGCGGGCAGGTCCCTTATGCCGAAACGGTTCGCGGCATGGAAGAATTGATCCGGGCGGGCAAGATCAAGCGTTGGGGCGTGTCCAATCTGGATGATGACGACATGCGCGAGTTGCTGAGCGAGCCCGGCGCGGAGAGCTGTGCCGTCAACCAGGTTCTGTATCATCTTGGCTCCCGCGGGATCGAGTATGACTTGCTCCCCTGGCAACGTCAGAACCATATGCCGGTGATGGCCTACTGCCCGTTGGCCCAGGCTGGCCAGCTGCGGCGCAATCTCGTTACCGATGCCACCTTACGGCAGGTTGCGGCAGAGCACAACGCCGATCCGTTCCAGATCCTGCTGGCCTGGTGTATTCGTCAGGACGATATTCTGGCCATTCCGAAAGCGGCCAGCCTGCACCATGTGACCCAAAACGCCGCTGCTGCGGACATTGTCCTGAGCAGAGAACAGCTGCAGCGGCTCGATCAGGCATTTCCGGCACCCAATCGTCCCGTTCCCCTGGATATCGTGTAA
- a CDS encoding 2-hydroxyacid dehydrogenase, with the protein MNSKPVEILQIASLTPQGNRQLAEEYKVLRLWEQNDPETILRQHGARFSALVTAARKKVDTSLLSFLPGLQLVATRGVGYEHIDIGAARRNNILVSNTPGVVTECVADLAFGALIAVARELIKADGFVRNACWPQQPYPLTTSIFGKKLGIVGLGRIGAAIARRATGFSMAIRYHNRSARTDLPWRYEPSLADLAEWADFLVVATPGGAETDKLISASILTALGPNSYLVNVARGSVVDESALIKALQQGTIGGAALDVFEKEPLVPKQLVELDNVVLLPHIAGSTRETFRAMEDLVLENLRSFFHTGRLVTPVE; encoded by the coding sequence ATGAATTCGAAACCGGTCGAGATCCTCCAAATTGCCAGTCTGACTCCGCAGGGCAATCGTCAATTGGCTGAAGAATACAAAGTTTTGAGGCTGTGGGAGCAGAACGATCCTGAAACGATCCTGCGTCAGCACGGCGCCCGCTTTTCCGCGCTGGTCACCGCGGCTAGAAAAAAGGTCGATACCAGCTTGCTGTCGTTTCTACCCGGCCTGCAGTTGGTGGCGACCCGTGGCGTTGGCTACGAGCATATCGATATTGGCGCCGCCCGGCGCAACAATATTCTGGTCAGCAATACGCCGGGGGTGGTGACCGAGTGTGTTGCCGACCTGGCTTTCGGCGCGCTGATTGCCGTTGCCCGAGAGCTCATTAAAGCAGATGGTTTTGTCCGCAACGCGTGCTGGCCACAGCAGCCCTATCCCCTGACCACCAGTATCTTCGGTAAAAAGCTCGGGATCGTCGGCTTGGGACGCATCGGCGCGGCTATTGCGCGGCGGGCCACCGGGTTCTCCATGGCGATTCGTTATCATAACCGCTCGGCCAGAACCGACCTCCCCTGGCGTTATGAACCGTCCCTTGCGGACTTGGCCGAATGGGCCGATTTCCTGGTTGTTGCGACTCCCGGCGGAGCCGAAACCGACAAACTGATTTCCGCGTCCATCCTTACCGCGCTCGGCCCCAACAGCTACCTGGTCAATGTGGCCCGCGGCTCGGTGGTGGATGAATCCGCCCTGATCAAGGCTTTGCAGCAGGGCACTATCGGCGGCGCGGCCCTGGATGTGTTCGAAAAAGAACCGTTGGTCCCGAAGCAGCTGGTTGAGCTGGACAATGTTGTGCTGCTGCCGCATATCGCCGGGAGCACCCGGGAAACATTTCGCGCCATGGAAGACCTTGTGCTGGAGAATTTACGTTCATTTTTTCACACCGGCAGGCTTGTAACCCCGGTGGAATAA
- a CDS encoding aldo/keto reductase: MRYKRLGQSGLFVSELCLGTMTFGGSEGIWGQIGSLQQKEADALIGRSLEAGINFIDTADVYAHGLAEKMTGQALKNLRVKREEVVVATKVFSEMGPGPNDRGASRGHILDGIKASLKRLQLDYVDLYQIHGFDPATPLEEAVRALETLLQQGLVRYVGVSNWAAWQIMKGLGIADRLGMTRFASLQAYYTIAGRDLEREIVPMLNSEGVGLLVWSPLAGGLLSGKYGPKQQTEAGSRRTTFDFPPVELERAYPIIDLMRTMAEEKGCSVARIALAWLLHQSHVTSVIIGAKRRDQLDDNLAAVDVQLSASELEALAEISELPREYPGWMLERQGEYRRRQLREEYRD, from the coding sequence ATGCGTTACAAACGATTAGGACAGAGTGGACTTTTTGTTTCTGAACTATGCCTGGGAACCATGACTTTTGGTGGCAGCGAGGGGATCTGGGGGCAGATCGGGTCGTTGCAGCAAAAAGAGGCCGATGCCTTGATCGGCCGTTCCCTGGAGGCGGGTATCAATTTTATCGATACGGCCGATGTCTACGCGCATGGGCTGGCTGAAAAAATGACTGGGCAGGCCTTGAAGAACCTGCGGGTCAAGCGTGAGGAGGTTGTTGTTGCCACCAAAGTATTCAGCGAGATGGGGCCCGGGCCCAATGATCGCGGAGCCTCGCGGGGGCATATCCTGGATGGGATCAAGGCCAGTCTGAAACGGCTGCAACTGGATTATGTCGATCTCTATCAGATTCATGGCTTCGATCCGGCTACGCCGCTGGAGGAGGCGGTTCGCGCTCTGGAAACCCTGCTTCAGCAAGGCCTGGTTCGTTATGTCGGCGTCTCCAACTGGGCCGCATGGCAAATCATGAAAGGGCTCGGTATTGCCGACCGGCTGGGAATGACCCGCTTCGCATCGCTGCAGGCCTATTACACCATTGCCGGGCGCGACCTGGAGCGGGAGATCGTGCCCATGCTGAACAGCGAAGGGGTCGGGCTGCTGGTCTGGAGCCCCCTGGCCGGTGGCTTGTTGAGCGGGAAATACGGCCCCAAGCAGCAGACCGAAGCGGGCAGCCGCAGGACCACCTTTGATTTTCCGCCGGTGGAACTGGAACGGGCTTACCCGATTATCGACCTGATGCGGACCATGGCCGAAGAGAAGGGTTGTTCGGTCGCTCGTATCGCCCTCGCCTGGCTGCTTCATCAGTCGCATGTGACCAGTGTCATTATCGGCGCGAAAAGACGCGACCAGCTTGACGACAACCTGGCTGCTGTTGATGTGCAGCTCTCAGCCTCTGAGCTTGAGGCCTTGGCGGAGATCAGCGAGCTGCCCCGTGAGTATCCCGGCTGGATGCTGGAGCGGCAGGGAGAGTATCGACGGCGCCAGTTAAGGGAAGAATACCGGGATTGA
- a CDS encoding FadR/GntR family transcriptional regulator, with protein MGTPRVSLTDKVIKSLQSDIKAGRYSPGMRLPTEPTLTKQFGVSRTVVREAIAALKAAGILESRQGAGVYVLTPPADENKITLFTADYADLSDILEVLELRMAVEIEAAGLAASRRTTAQQMKLFETLKTMQNSIEAGHSADKADYEFHKAIAAATNNARYVEFFNFLADKIIPRSRLYKNEMAPEKLRSYLEEILKQHHAIYEAIAAKDEDQARNTMRNHLMTSRNLYQALLMENSAN; from the coding sequence ATGGGAACACCAAGAGTGTCCTTGACCGACAAAGTCATAAAATCGCTACAGAGTGACATTAAAGCAGGTCGCTATTCACCCGGAATGAGATTACCCACCGAACCGACCCTGACCAAACAATTCGGAGTCAGCAGAACGGTGGTACGGGAGGCGATTGCCGCTCTGAAGGCGGCCGGCATCCTGGAATCGCGGCAGGGCGCAGGTGTCTATGTGCTGACCCCGCCAGCGGATGAAAACAAGATAACTCTGTTTACTGCCGACTATGCCGACCTCTCGGACATTCTTGAAGTCCTTGAATTGCGTATGGCCGTCGAGATTGAAGCTGCCGGTCTGGCCGCCAGCCGTCGAACCACCGCTCAGCAAATGAAATTGTTTGAAACCCTGAAGACCATGCAGAATTCCATAGAGGCCGGACACTCTGCGGACAAAGCCGATTACGAATTCCACAAAGCGATTGCAGCGGCGACTAACAACGCCCGCTATGTCGAGTTCTTCAATTTTCTGGCTGACAAGATTATCCCCAGATCACGCTTGTATAAAAATGAAATGGCCCCGGAAAAGCTGCGCTCCTACCTGGAAGAAATCCTCAAGCAACATCACGCGATTTATGAAGCGATTGCCGCAAAAGATGAAGACCAGGCCCGTAACACCATGCGCAATCATCTGATGACCAGCAGAAATCTTTACCAGGCCCTGCTGATGGAAAATTCCGCCAATTGA
- a CDS encoding glycerate kinase encodes MKIIIAPDSFKESLSSQDVASEIEAGFRDIYPEAEYVKLPIADGGEGTVAALVAATDGDLIKLTVTGPLGDQVEAFYGRSGDNGTAVIEMAAASGLDLVPPARRNPLLTTSYGTGELIRHALDQGLRDFIIGIGGSATNDGGAGMLQALGARLLDADEQQIGYGGGSLAELARIDVSELDERLKECRIQVACDVDNPLTGPRGASAVFGPQKGATPEMVEQLDRNLGHFAALIRRDLDRDIEQRPGAGAAGGMGAALLGFLPADLRPGVEIVIEAIGLAEAVSDADLVITGEGRIDGQTVYGKAPIGVARVAAQRQIPVLGFAGCLGEGAEAVLEHGISALFSIVPGPCSLEEALANVRTNLRTTARNVAAVMACQF; translated from the coding sequence ATGAAAATAATCATCGCCCCTGATTCATTCAAAGAGAGCCTGTCCTCCCAGGACGTCGCCAGCGAGATCGAAGCCGGCTTCCGTGACATCTATCCCGAAGCTGAGTACGTCAAGTTGCCCATCGCCGACGGCGGTGAAGGCACCGTGGCCGCCCTGGTCGCCGCCACCGACGGCGACCTGATCAAGCTGACCGTCACCGGCCCGTTGGGCGATCAGGTGGAGGCCTTTTACGGGCGCAGTGGCGACAATGGTACCGCGGTCATCGAAATGGCCGCGGCCAGCGGCCTTGACCTGGTCCCGCCGGCCCGCCGCAACCCCTTGCTGACCACCAGCTACGGGACCGGCGAACTGATCCGCCATGCCCTTGACCAGGGGTTGCGCGATTTCATTATCGGCATCGGCGGCAGCGCCACCAATGACGGCGGTGCCGGGATGCTGCAGGCCCTGGGAGCCCGCCTTCTCGATGCCGATGAGCAGCAGATCGGTTATGGCGGCGGCAGCCTTGCCGAGCTGGCACGGATCGATGTCAGCGAACTGGACGAACGGCTCAAGGAGTGCCGAATCCAGGTCGCCTGCGATGTCGACAATCCCCTGACCGGCCCGCGCGGCGCTTCGGCCGTGTTCGGCCCGCAGAAAGGCGCGACCCCGGAGATGGTCGAACAGCTCGACCGCAACCTGGGACACTTCGCCGCACTGATCCGTCGCGATCTGGACCGGGATATTGAACAGCGGCCCGGCGCCGGAGCGGCCGGCGGCATGGGCGCGGCCCTGCTCGGCTTTTTGCCGGCCGACCTGCGCCCCGGGGTGGAGATCGTCATCGAAGCGATCGGGTTGGCCGAGGCCGTCAGCGACGCCGACCTGGTGATTACCGGGGAAGGGCGTATCGACGGGCAGACCGTTTACGGCAAGGCGCCCATCGGGGTGGCCAGAGTTGCAGCGCAGCGGCAGATCCCGGTGCTCGGTTTTGCCGGCTGCCTGGGGGAAGGCGCGGAGGCGGTTCTGGAGCACGGCATCAGCGCCCTGTTCAGCATTGTGCCCGGCCCCTGCAGCCTGGAGGAGGCCCTGGCCAATGTCCGGACCAACCTGCGGACTACGGCCAGAAATGTTGCCGCTGTCATGGCTTGCCAATTCTGA
- the pyk gene encoding pyruvate kinase — translation MFRRTKIVATLGPASEQEEQLSALIEAGVDVFRLNFSHGDHQNKLELITRIRKISAQAGKAVAILGDLQGPKIRTGLMKNGSMELVSGSEVIVTTSTVEGEGNIIPTIYENLPQDVKPGDRILLDDGLMDLEVLGTEGQDVRCRVVTGGKLKDRKGINLPGAKVSAPALTEKDLEDLAFCTEQEVDYIALSFVRAAADVEYLKELLKDKPFAPKVVSKIEKPEAVEAFDAILEVTDAVMVARGDLGVELSPEKVPLIQKRIIQKCNAVGKPVITATQMLESMINNPRPTRAETSDVANAILDGTDAIMLSGETAAGKYPVEAVRVMDRVACDVEKSHQYLHSSAHLATAGQVQQPMTEAIGQGACQIAENVGAKAILAFTQTGRTAALVSKYRPNLPIYAMTPDPRVKRRMALYSGVRAICVGNQNTTEQQILAVEKAALTAGVLECGDITVITMGSPVSRAGSTNLLKVHELSSDE, via the coding sequence ATGTTTCGTCGTACAAAAATCGTTGCAACCCTCGGTCCAGCCAGTGAGCAGGAAGAGCAGCTCAGCGCACTTATCGAGGCTGGTGTTGATGTGTTCCGCTTGAATTTTTCCCATGGTGATCATCAGAACAAACTGGAGCTGATCACCCGCATCCGCAAGATTTCCGCCCAGGCCGGCAAGGCGGTCGCCATTCTTGGCGACTTGCAGGGACCCAAGATCAGAACCGGGCTGATGAAAAACGGCTCTATGGAACTGGTCAGCGGCAGTGAAGTTATCGTCACCACCTCTACGGTGGAAGGGGAGGGGAACATTATCCCGACCATCTATGAGAATCTGCCCCAGGATGTCAAACCCGGCGATCGGATTCTGCTCGATGACGGTCTGATGGATCTCGAAGTGCTGGGCACCGAAGGGCAGGACGTGCGCTGCCGAGTGGTGACCGGCGGGAAACTGAAAGACCGCAAAGGGATCAACCTGCCGGGCGCAAAAGTTTCCGCTCCGGCATTGACGGAAAAGGACCTGGAGGATCTGGCTTTCTGCACCGAGCAGGAAGTCGACTATATTGCGCTCTCCTTTGTCCGTGCCGCGGCGGATGTTGAATACCTGAAAGAGCTGCTCAAAGATAAGCCCTTCGCGCCGAAAGTCGTCTCCAAAATCGAGAAGCCCGAAGCCGTCGAAGCCTTCGACGCGATTCTCGAAGTCACCGATGCCGTTATGGTTGCCCGCGGTGATCTTGGGGTTGAACTCAGCCCGGAAAAGGTGCCGCTGATCCAGAAGCGGATCATTCAGAAGTGTAACGCGGTCGGTAAACCGGTTATTACCGCGACCCAGATGCTGGAAAGCATGATCAACAACCCCCGGCCGACCCGGGCGGAAACTTCGGATGTTGCCAACGCGATCCTTGATGGGACCGATGCCATCATGCTCTCCGGGGAGACCGCTGCCGGCAAGTACCCGGTGGAGGCGGTGCGGGTCATGGATCGGGTCGCCTGTGACGTGGAAAAGAGTCATCAGTATCTCCACAGCAGCGCCCATTTGGCGACCGCCGGACAGGTGCAACAGCCCATGACCGAAGCGATTGGCCAGGGGGCTTGCCAGATCGCTGAGAATGTCGGTGCCAAGGCGATTCTGGCCTTTACCCAGACCGGCAGAACAGCGGCGCTGGTGTCCAAATATCGCCCCAATCTGCCAATCTATGCCATGACCCCGGATCCCCGGGTGAAAAGAAGAATGGCCCTTTATTCGGGGGTCAGGGCGATCTGTGTCGGCAATCAGAACACCACCGAGCAGCAGATTCTTGCCGTGGAGAAAGCGGCTCTAACGGCCGGGGTCCTGGAGTGCGGGGATATCACCGTGATCACCATGGGCAGCCCGGTTTCCAGGGCCGGCTCGACCAACCTGCTGAAAGTTCATGAACTCAGCAGCGACGAATAA